In the Streptomyces sp. cg36 genome, one interval contains:
- a CDS encoding VOC family protein has protein sequence MRFVSIRIITSDVVRLVEFYERATGVPATWATEDFAELRTAGGAALAIASTRTVPLFAPGSARPADNHSAIIEFLVDDVDRVHQNLADVVTDFVNEPTTMPWGNRSLLFRDPDGNLVNFFTPVTPAAVEKFAR, from the coding sequence ATGCGTTTCGTTTCCATCCGGATCATCACCAGCGACGTCGTCCGCCTCGTCGAGTTCTACGAGCGGGCCACCGGGGTGCCGGCTACCTGGGCCACCGAGGACTTCGCCGAATTGCGCACCGCCGGCGGGGCTGCCCTCGCCATCGCCAGTACCCGCACGGTCCCGCTGTTCGCGCCGGGCTCCGCCCGCCCGGCGGACAACCACAGCGCGATCATCGAGTTCCTCGTCGACGACGTGGATCGCGTCCATCAGAATCTGGCCGACGTCGTCACCGACTTCGTCAACGAGCCCACCACCATGCCCTGGGGCAACCGGTCGCTGCTGTTCCGCGACCCTGACGGCAACCTCGTCAACTTCTTCACCCCCGTCACCCCGGCGGCTGTCGAGAAGTTCGCGCGCTGA
- a CDS encoding SpoIIE family protein phosphatase has protein sequence MNGGKGRRRLASRASAGKGAAAHRSAGARRRLGRSAGEVPLDRITTRDRLAWLSSAGSRIGTTLDLERTAQELAEFTVPAFADGAAVDILESVLRGDEGSRWTGAGVPLMRATALVAIKELSALEPTPVGETFVRTEQAHETLLHRYCLRQGKPVMVSRMRNDDFIKVAPTESAAAKMRAAGVHSYLAVPLIARGLLLGSADFVRGPGTPAFSSTDLALAEHLASQAAVYIDNARLYGREREHVVSLQRTLLPRATPVTPGLRVQAEYAPSTAHHGVGGDWYDVMALPGGRTALMVGDVMGHGLPAAATMGRLRAVARTLMTLDMAPERVLARLDLATRDLEDEQVATFLCAVFDPADSTYTLASAGHLPPLLLDGRGFAEFVDLPIGAPLGAGVIPYDPVRLKVPAGGNLVMYTDGLVKARHADLDDQLERLRSAARGMAPEVLESGGLIEGAPAGTARFDEAVLLVATIASAAPAGLREWQLPQEGRAASVARGLVTDQLAAWDLTELADVCELVVSELVGNALRYGNGPGRLRLLRDERLVVEVSDTGPDLPQIQHADLSDEGGRGLQLINMLCRRWGSCRTVTGKVVWAEQNLPS, from the coding sequence GTGAACGGCGGCAAAGGGAGACGGCGCCTGGCCAGCCGCGCCTCGGCCGGCAAGGGAGCCGCGGCGCACCGGTCGGCCGGTGCCCGCAGACGGCTCGGCCGGAGCGCCGGTGAGGTCCCCCTCGACCGAATCACCACGCGCGATCGGCTCGCCTGGCTGAGCTCCGCCGGCTCCAGGATCGGCACCACTTTGGACTTGGAGCGCACCGCCCAGGAGCTGGCCGAGTTCACCGTGCCCGCCTTCGCCGACGGGGCCGCTGTCGACATCCTGGAGAGCGTCCTGCGGGGCGACGAGGGCTCACGGTGGACGGGTGCGGGCGTCCCGCTCATGCGGGCCACAGCGCTGGTCGCCATCAAGGAACTTTCCGCCCTGGAGCCCACTCCGGTGGGCGAGACCTTCGTCCGCACGGAGCAGGCGCACGAGACGCTGCTGCACCGGTACTGTCTGCGGCAGGGCAAGCCCGTGATGGTGAGCCGGATGCGGAACGACGACTTCATCAAGGTCGCGCCCACGGAGAGCGCCGCGGCGAAGATGCGTGCCGCCGGAGTGCACAGCTATCTCGCGGTGCCGCTGATCGCCCGCGGGCTGCTGCTCGGCAGCGCCGACTTCGTACGCGGCCCCGGAACACCAGCGTTCTCCTCCACCGACCTCGCACTGGCGGAACACCTGGCCTCCCAGGCCGCCGTCTACATCGACAACGCCCGGCTGTACGGGCGCGAGCGTGAGCACGTCGTCTCGTTGCAGCGCACTCTGCTGCCGCGTGCGACCCCGGTGACGCCGGGGCTGCGTGTGCAGGCCGAGTACGCGCCCTCGACGGCCCACCACGGTGTGGGCGGGGACTGGTACGACGTCATGGCCCTGCCCGGCGGACGTACGGCCCTCATGGTGGGCGACGTCATGGGCCACGGGCTGCCCGCGGCCGCGACCATGGGGCGTCTGCGGGCGGTGGCCCGCACCCTGATGACCCTGGACATGGCTCCGGAGCGCGTCCTGGCCCGGCTCGACCTCGCCACGCGTGACCTGGAGGACGAGCAGGTCGCCACATTCCTCTGTGCTGTCTTCGACCCGGCCGACTCGACCTACACGCTGGCCAGTGCCGGGCACCTGCCACCGCTGCTCCTCGACGGGCGGGGTTTCGCCGAGTTCGTGGACCTGCCCATCGGCGCGCCGCTCGGCGCGGGAGTGATTCCGTACGACCCGGTCCGCCTGAAAGTCCCGGCAGGCGGCAATCTGGTCATGTACACGGATGGTTTGGTGAAGGCCCGGCATGCGGACCTGGACGACCAGTTGGAACGCCTGCGCTCGGCGGCGCGCGGTATGGCACCCGAGGTTCTGGAAAGCGGAGGCTTGATCGAGGGCGCCCCCGCCGGCACTGCCCGTTTCGACGAGGCCGTGCTCCTCGTCGCGACGATCGCCTCCGCCGCTCCCGCCGGCCTCCGCGAGTGGCAGCTGCCGCAGGAAGGGCGTGCGGCGTCCGTCGCCCGGGGCCTGGTCACGGACCAGCTCGCCGCGTGGGATCTGACGGAGCTCGCCGACGTGTGCGAACTCGTCGTCTCCGAACTCGTCGGCAACGCCCTGCGCTACGGCAACGGGCCCGGCCGGCTCCGGCTGCTGCGCGATGAGCGACTCGTCGTGGAGGTCTCGGACACGGGCCCGGACCTGCCCCAGATCCAGCACGCGGATCTCAGCGACGAGGGCGGCCGGGGCCTCCAGCTCATCAACATGCTGTGCCGCAGATGGGGCTCCTGCCGCACCGTGACCGGCAAGGTGGTCTGGGCGGAGCAGAACCTGCCTTCGTGA
- a CDS encoding phage tail sheath family protein, with translation MSPTPGVYVEEVLSAGLTVSVSLTAVPALIGDFADVSDGAAVVSSWLDYLDRFPAAKDDATALPASALRGYFHNGGGRCYLVSTSGRTLDEALADVEKFPDVTILVAPGLWDQGEETAGQWAQALTAYAAGHQAMAVLHAGRDHTPEQAKAAVDAWNLDGRYAAVYHPWLLPVGGQSTEAVPPSPVVAGTWCRSDAERGVWKAPANITLRGYAPLQRVSDTQHEAGQPVNFIREFQGRGAVVWGARTMAAEHDRDSRYIPVRRLVNSVERDVTAMLRFAVFEPNTAPTWTQARSAIDAYLHNIWQQGGLMGSRPEEAYFVQVGEGITMTQDDIAAGHLIVKIGLAPVRPAEYIILQFIQEVGQG, from the coding sequence GTGTCACCCACACCCGGTGTCTATGTCGAAGAGGTCCTCAGCGCAGGTCTCACGGTTTCGGTGAGCCTGACCGCCGTTCCGGCCCTCATCGGCGACTTCGCCGACGTTTCCGATGGTGCGGCTGTCGTGTCGAGCTGGCTCGACTACCTGGACAGGTTCCCCGCCGCGAAGGACGACGCCACGGCCCTGCCTGCGAGCGCGCTGCGCGGCTACTTCCACAACGGCGGGGGGCGCTGCTACCTGGTCTCCACCAGTGGCCGCACCCTGGACGAGGCGCTGGCGGACGTAGAGAAGTTTCCGGACGTCACCATCCTGGTTGCCCCTGGCCTGTGGGACCAGGGAGAGGAGACGGCCGGCCAGTGGGCGCAGGCGCTGACCGCGTACGCGGCCGGACACCAGGCCATGGCCGTCCTGCACGCCGGCCGCGACCACACCCCCGAGCAGGCCAAGGCCGCCGTGGACGCCTGGAACCTCGACGGGCGCTATGCGGCGGTCTACCACCCGTGGCTGCTGCCCGTCGGCGGGCAATCCACCGAGGCGGTGCCTCCCTCCCCCGTGGTGGCGGGCACTTGGTGCCGTTCGGATGCCGAACGCGGAGTGTGGAAGGCGCCGGCGAACATCACCCTGCGCGGCTACGCCCCCTTGCAGCGTGTCTCCGACACCCAGCATGAAGCGGGCCAGCCCGTGAACTTCATCCGCGAGTTCCAGGGCCGGGGCGCGGTGGTGTGGGGTGCCCGCACCATGGCTGCCGAGCACGACCGCGACTCGCGGTACATCCCCGTCCGGCGCCTCGTCAACAGCGTCGAACGCGACGTGACGGCGATGCTCAGGTTCGCCGTCTTCGAACCCAACACCGCGCCGACCTGGACACAGGCAAGGTCAGCCATCGACGCCTACCTGCACAACATCTGGCAGCAGGGCGGCCTCATGGGCAGCAGGCCGGAAGAGGCGTACTTCGTCCAGGTCGGCGAGGGCATCACGATGACCCAGGACGACATCGCGGCGGGCCACCTCATCGTCAAAATCGGCCTCGCCCCAGTGCGACCCGCCGAGTACATCATCCTGCAGTTCATCCAGGAGGTAGGCCAGGGCTGA
- a CDS encoding GNAT family N-acetyltransferase produces the protein MHGSRWPACPASRTGLIHGLPVGLASGVPGGGVGDHLIRAVERWGAERGATTLRLSVMPDNRKATALYERHGFTDTGEPGDLLPDGGGRERGMAKSLATV, from the coding sequence ATGCACGGGTCGCGCTGGCCGGCCTGTCCGGCCTCCAGGACGGGGTTGATCCACGGCCTTCCGGTGGGTCTGGCCAGCGGGGTGCCGGGCGGGGGCGTGGGTGATCACCTGATCCGGGCGGTCGAGCGGTGGGGGGCTGAGCGCGGTGCCACGACGCTGCGGTTGTCCGTCATGCCGGACAACCGCAAGGCGACCGCGCTCTACGAGCGGCACGGTTTCACGGACACGGGTGAGCCCGGCGATCTCCTGCCCGATGGCGGCGGCAGGGAACGGGGCATGGCGAAGAGCCTGGCCACTGTCTGA
- a CDS encoding oxidoreductase yields the protein MTLTEQQPLGSPFSTATTCEDVMADQDLSGRTAVVTGGYSGLGLETTRALTAAGARVIVPARRPGLARAALKEMSHCEVIPTDLADLGSVRTAAAHIRDRLDRLDLLMAVAGVMATPERRVGPGWEGQLTTNHFGHFTLVSELYPLLAAADGARVVANSSAGHTLTGIRWHDPHFHTGYDKWLAYGQAKTANSLFAVHLDTLGRGDGVRAFALHPGKIITGLQREMTLQAQIDRGWLDGHGNVVGDGFKTPSQGAATGLWAATSPLLDGRGGLYLEDCDVARVSAPGTPMDDGGVRAYAVAPEAAARLWDLSLAATGATPITR from the coding sequence ATGACCCTTACTGAACAGCAGCCGCTCGGCTCTCCCTTCTCCACCGCCACCACCTGCGAGGACGTCATGGCCGACCAGGACCTTTCGGGCAGGACCGCCGTGGTGACCGGGGGCTACTCCGGGCTCGGTCTGGAGACGACCAGGGCGCTGACGGCCGCCGGAGCCCGGGTCATCGTGCCCGCCCGGCGTCCCGGCCTCGCCCGTGCCGCTCTCAAGGAGATGAGCCACTGTGAGGTCATCCCCACGGACCTCGCCGACCTCGGCAGCGTGCGCACGGCCGCCGCGCACATCCGTGATCGTCTCGACCGGCTCGACCTGCTGATGGCCGTCGCCGGAGTCATGGCCACCCCGGAGCGGCGCGTCGGACCCGGCTGGGAGGGCCAGCTCACCACCAACCACTTCGGACACTTCACGCTCGTGAGTGAGCTCTACCCGCTGCTGGCCGCCGCGGACGGCGCGCGCGTCGTGGCCAACAGCTCCGCCGGACACACCCTCACTGGCATCCGCTGGCACGATCCGCACTTTCACACCGGCTACGACAAGTGGCTGGCCTACGGCCAGGCCAAGACCGCCAACTCCCTGTTCGCGGTACATCTCGACACGCTCGGGCGAGGCGACGGGGTACGCGCGTTCGCTCTCCACCCGGGCAAGATCATCACCGGGCTCCAGCGGGAGATGACGCTGCAGGCGCAGATCGACCGCGGTTGGCTGGACGGACACGGCAACGTCGTCGGCGACGGGTTCAAGACCCCCTCCCAGGGAGCGGCCACCGGCCTGTGGGCCGCCACGTCCCCGCTCCTCGACGGCCGCGGCGGCCTCTACCTGGAGGACTGCGACGTCGCCCGCGTATCCGCCCCCGGCACCCCCATGGACGACGGCGGCGTCCGCGCCTACGCCGTCGCCCCCGAGGCGGCAGCCCGCCTGTGGGACCTGTCGCTCGCCGCGACCGGCGCCACGCCGATCACGCGATGA
- a CDS encoding fatty acid desaturase → MTAIDPTAHLTAEQIEELGRELDAIRDEVIAARGEKDAAYIRKVISGQRKLELVSRGVLLFSIFPPAWLLGTAGLSVAKIMDNMEIGHNVLHGQWDWMRDPKIHSTTWEWDHVSPSDQWKHSHNELHHTYTNVIGKDNDLGYGIMRVDEDQKWHPIHLGQPLWNFINACFFEYGIAAYDLELGKNLDRHGRKNPEFRARAKAVGRKIRKQVLKDYVIHPLLSGPSFLHTLAATFTANLVRNIWSHSVIMCGHFPEGVQVFERRSIKGETRGQWYLRQMMGSANISGGKAMHFMTGNLSHQIEHHLFPDLPSNRYAEVAVKVRALFEKYELEYVTGPLPKQVFSAWHKVFRLSLPNKKPMVKTPDRERELVAA, encoded by the coding sequence TTGACCGCCATCGACCCCACCGCCCACCTGACCGCGGAGCAGATCGAGGAGCTCGGCCGCGAACTGGACGCGATCCGCGACGAGGTGATCGCCGCACGCGGCGAGAAGGACGCCGCCTACATCCGTAAGGTCATCTCGGGGCAGCGCAAGCTGGAGCTGGTCAGCCGGGGCGTGCTGCTGTTCTCGATCTTCCCACCCGCGTGGCTGCTCGGCACCGCGGGACTGTCCGTGGCGAAGATCATGGACAACATGGAGATCGGACACAACGTCCTGCACGGCCAGTGGGACTGGATGCGGGACCCGAAGATCCACTCCACGACGTGGGAGTGGGATCACGTCTCCCCCTCCGACCAGTGGAAGCACTCGCACAACGAGCTGCACCACACGTACACCAACGTGATCGGCAAGGACAACGACCTCGGCTACGGCATCATGCGCGTCGACGAGGACCAGAAGTGGCACCCGATCCACCTCGGCCAGCCCCTGTGGAACTTCATCAACGCCTGCTTCTTCGAGTACGGCATCGCGGCGTACGACCTCGAACTCGGCAAGAACCTGGACAGGCACGGCCGCAAGAACCCCGAGTTCCGCGCGCGAGCCAAGGCCGTGGGCCGCAAGATCCGCAAGCAGGTGCTGAAGGACTACGTGATCCACCCGCTGCTGTCGGGCCCGTCGTTCCTCCACACGCTCGCCGCCACGTTCACCGCCAACCTGGTCCGCAACATCTGGTCCCACTCGGTGATCATGTGCGGGCACTTCCCCGAGGGTGTGCAGGTCTTCGAGCGCCGGTCGATCAAGGGCGAGACACGCGGCCAGTGGTACCTGCGCCAGATGATGGGCTCGGCGAACATCAGCGGCGGCAAGGCCATGCACTTCATGACCGGCAATCTCTCGCACCAGATCGAGCACCACCTGTTCCCGGATCTGCCGAGCAACCGCTACGCCGAGGTCGCGGTGAAGGTGCGCGCCCTGTTCGAAAAGTACGAGCTGGAGTACGTCACCGGGCCGCTGCCCAAGCAGGTGTTCTCGGCGTGGCACAAGGTCTTCCGGCTCTCGCTGCCGAACAAGAAGCCCATGGTCAAGACGCCGGACCGCGAGCGGGAGCTCGTCGCCGCCTGA
- a CDS encoding IS110 family transposase, translating into MSDETGIDVYLGLDVGKGDHHAAAVNQAGKKVFDKPLPNSEPKLQELFDKLKAKHGTVLAVVDQPASIGALPLAVARDAGCQVAYLPGLTMRRIADLYPGEAKTDARDAFIIADAARAMPHTLRTIDLADETVAELAMIVGFDDDLAGESTRIANRLRGLLTQIHPSLERVLGPRIQHPAVLRLLDQFGSPAQIRKAGRRRLVTLIRPKAPRMAERLVEDIFTALDEQTVVVPGTDAAALIVPSLASSLQSVLEQRKLLAARIEELLEAHPLSQVLISMPGIGIRTAARILIDVGDASGFATAGHLAAYAGLAPVTRNSGTSIRGEHPSRRGNKQLKRAFYLAAFASLSQPESRAYYDRKRREGKHHIPALIALARRRIDVLFAMLRDGTFYQPPTPATA; encoded by the coding sequence ATGTCGGACGAGACTGGCATCGACGTCTATCTGGGCCTGGACGTCGGCAAGGGCGATCACCACGCCGCCGCCGTGAACCAGGCGGGGAAGAAGGTGTTCGACAAGCCGCTTCCCAACAGCGAGCCAAAGCTGCAGGAGCTGTTCGACAAACTGAAGGCCAAGCACGGAACGGTACTGGCGGTCGTCGACCAGCCGGCTTCCATCGGGGCCCTGCCGCTGGCCGTCGCCCGGGACGCGGGCTGCCAGGTCGCCTATCTGCCCGGACTCACGATGCGACGGATCGCCGATCTCTACCCCGGTGAGGCGAAAACGGACGCTCGTGACGCGTTCATCATCGCGGATGCCGCCAGAGCGATGCCCCACACCCTGAGGACGATCGATCTCGCGGACGAGACCGTTGCCGAGCTCGCGATGATTGTTGGGTTCGACGACGATCTCGCGGGCGAGTCCACCCGGATCGCGAACCGGCTCCGCGGCCTCCTCACACAGATCCACCCGTCCCTGGAACGGGTCCTGGGACCGCGGATCCAGCACCCGGCCGTGCTCAGGCTGCTGGACCAGTTCGGCTCCCCGGCCCAGATCCGTAAAGCCGGACGCCGTCGCCTCGTGACCCTGATACGTCCCAAAGCGCCGCGGATGGCGGAGCGGCTGGTCGAGGACATCTTCACTGCACTCGACGAACAAACCGTCGTCGTCCCGGGCACCGACGCTGCCGCGCTGATCGTCCCTAGCCTCGCCAGTTCGCTCCAGTCGGTGCTTGAACAGCGCAAACTCCTCGCGGCCCGGATCGAGGAACTCCTGGAGGCCCACCCTCTTTCCCAGGTCCTGATCTCGATGCCCGGCATCGGGATCAGGACCGCGGCCCGCATCCTCATCGACGTCGGAGACGCCAGCGGCTTCGCCACAGCCGGCCACCTCGCCGCCTACGCCGGCCTCGCACCCGTCACCCGGAACTCCGGCACGTCCATCCGCGGCGAACATCCTTCCCGGCGAGGCAACAAACAACTCAAACGGGCCTTCTACCTCGCCGCGTTCGCCTCGCTCTCCCAGCCCGAGTCACGCGCCTACTACGACCGCAAACGCCGCGAGGGAAAACACCACATCCCGGCCCTCATCGCACTCGCCCGCCGCCGCATCGACGTCCTCTTCGCGATGCTCCGCGACGGCACCTTCTACCAACCACCCACACCCGCTACGGCTTGA
- a CDS encoding helix-turn-helix transcriptional regulator — translation MPRPAGRVLTLLELLQSGGTRTAAELAHRLAVEERTVRRYVEQLIDLDVPVESVRGRYGGYRLAPGYRLPPLMLSDDEALAVLLGLVAGRRTGLTAQHTASETASAKIRRVLPKHLAHRLATLVDALDFTDQPGEPATPDTDTLLTLADAVRHRRPVSLRYTDRGGRLSHRSLHAYGIVAHTGRWYVTGTDPEIGEDRTFRLDRIAEARALPGSFDEPTGPSPAQRVLSGFATAAYRHEVTLRIQGSVDQIRAHLPAGVAVLEEYEPEAEEDRAGERWLRVELRAERLDWLPAVLAALDRPFVIERPDELRDRVLALAERLMAFARRAATR, via the coding sequence ATGCCTCGACCTGCCGGCCGCGTGCTGACCCTCCTGGAGCTGCTGCAGTCGGGCGGTACCCGCACGGCGGCCGAACTCGCCCATCGGCTTGCCGTCGAAGAGCGCACGGTGCGCCGGTACGTGGAGCAGCTGATCGACCTCGACGTGCCGGTCGAGTCGGTGCGCGGCCGCTACGGCGGGTACCGCCTGGCGCCCGGATACCGCCTGCCGCCGCTCATGCTCAGCGACGACGAGGCGCTGGCCGTGCTGCTCGGCCTGGTCGCCGGCCGCCGAACGGGCCTGACCGCGCAGCACACGGCAAGCGAGACGGCATCCGCGAAGATCCGCCGGGTCCTGCCCAAACACCTCGCCCACCGGCTCGCCACGCTCGTGGACGCTCTCGACTTCACGGATCAGCCCGGTGAGCCCGCCACCCCGGACACCGACACCCTGCTCACCCTCGCCGACGCGGTGCGCCACCGCCGACCGGTCTCCCTCCGCTACACCGACCGCGGCGGACGGCTCAGCCACCGTTCGCTGCACGCCTACGGAATCGTCGCCCACACGGGCCGGTGGTACGTCACGGGCACGGATCCCGAGATCGGCGAGGACCGTACCTTCCGGCTCGACCGCATCGCCGAGGCGAGGGCGCTGCCCGGCTCCTTCGACGAGCCCACGGGCCCGAGTCCGGCGCAGCGCGTGTTGTCGGGATTCGCCACCGCTGCCTACCGGCACGAGGTGACCCTGCGCATTCAGGGGAGCGTCGACCAGATCCGCGCCCACCTTCCGGCCGGCGTGGCGGTCCTGGAGGAGTACGAGCCCGAGGCAGAGGAGGACCGGGCTGGCGAGCGCTGGCTGCGCGTCGAGCTACGGGCGGAACGGCTCGACTGGTTGCCCGCGGTGCTGGCCGCACTGGACCGGCCCTTCGTCATCGAACGCCCCGATGAACTGCGTGACCGCGTTCTCGCGCTAGCCGAGCGCCTCATGGCCTTCGCCCGCCGAGCTGCCACGCGCTAG
- a CDS encoding poly-gamma-glutamate hydrolase family protein, with amino-acid sequence MTTTSRRTVLTALATATVAGPLMGGLGATAAHATGANDLYDSNTDLYTKLAGKEGTDFARRYKRHEQVDSDQKGAVAYGRTAVLALHGGGIEGGTSELCLGIAGYDPATLSAKGGPAYDYWMFEAIRSSDNSQLHVTSKNCDDKVALSIAAANLNVVSLHGCTAAQAGAPSTRPEAVVVGGLNTTFKTYLRAALSSAGFQTIDGSTEPDLAGVDPSNICNRTLLGKGAQLEITTELRKSMFSVNTIAGRATSTTPVYDKFVAAVRSAIARLEASGGEQIIL; translated from the coding sequence ATGACTACCACCAGCCGTCGTACTGTTCTCACCGCCCTGGCCACCGCCACCGTCGCAGGTCCGCTGATGGGCGGGCTCGGCGCGACCGCCGCGCACGCCACGGGCGCGAACGACCTCTACGACTCCAACACCGACCTCTACACCAAGCTCGCCGGCAAGGAGGGCACCGACTTCGCCAGACGCTACAAGCGGCACGAGCAGGTCGACAGCGACCAGAAGGGCGCCGTCGCCTACGGCCGCACCGCCGTCCTGGCGCTGCACGGCGGAGGCATCGAGGGCGGCACCTCCGAACTCTGCCTCGGTATCGCCGGATACGACCCGGCCACGCTCTCCGCCAAGGGCGGCCCGGCGTACGACTACTGGATGTTCGAGGCGATCCGCAGCAGCGACAACAGCCAGCTGCACGTCACCTCGAAGAACTGCGACGACAAGGTGGCCCTGTCCATCGCCGCCGCCAACCTCAACGTGGTGAGCCTGCACGGCTGCACCGCCGCCCAGGCCGGAGCGCCCTCGACACGCCCCGAGGCCGTCGTGGTCGGCGGTCTCAACACCACCTTCAAGACGTATCTGCGCGCCGCGCTGAGCAGCGCCGGGTTCCAGACCATCGACGGGTCGACCGAGCCGGACCTGGCGGGCGTCGACCCGTCCAACATCTGCAACCGCACCCTGCTCGGCAAGGGCGCCCAGCTGGAGATCACCACCGAGCTGCGCAAGTCCATGTTCAGCGTGAACACCATCGCGGGCCGGGCGACCAGCACCACCCCGGTCTACGACAAGTTCGTGGCGGCGGTCCGTAGCGCCATCGCCCGCCTGGAGGCTTCGGGCGGCGAGCAGATCATCCTCTGA
- a CDS encoding ALF repeat-containing protein: protein MKLYRAALVVVTGALAPALMLSTPALAATGSSSSCGAAAVAATDGGSPYDTMSENDLRFTVFCILGDPATGWSVNRAAQKALDGTVDDLRNFLKTGRAIAQDDDNRFAIFTILAQHPSDKAVKREASKALEGTAADRAYFLQTGLRLAQAEDDRVAIFMILADKASSKALREAAEKAFRGTPEEMRHFLEVGRYHV from the coding sequence ATGAAGCTGTACCGTGCGGCACTCGTTGTGGTTACCGGCGCGCTTGCGCCTGCCCTGATGCTGTCCACTCCGGCTCTCGCCGCCACCGGTTCGTCCTCGTCATGCGGCGCCGCCGCGGTCGCGGCCACCGATGGCGGCTCACCGTACGACACGATGTCGGAGAACGACCTGCGGTTCACGGTCTTTTGTATCCTCGGGGACCCCGCCACCGGCTGGAGTGTCAACCGCGCGGCGCAGAAAGCGCTCGACGGCACCGTCGACGACCTGCGGAACTTCTTGAAGACCGGACGCGCGATCGCACAGGACGATGACAACAGGTTCGCGATCTTTACCATCCTCGCGCAGCACCCATCGGACAAGGCCGTGAAGCGCGAGGCGTCGAAGGCGCTCGAAGGTACCGCCGCGGACCGCGCGTACTTCCTGCAGACGGGTCTGCGGCTGGCCCAGGCGGAGGACGACCGCGTGGCGATCTTTATGATCCTCGCCGATAAGGCGAGCAGCAAGGCGTTGCGCGAGGCGGCGGAGAAGGCATTCAGGGGCACTCCGGAGGAGATGCGGCACTTCCTGGAGGTCGGCCGCTACCACGTCTGA
- a CDS encoding MerR family transcriptional regulator, with product MTSTGASVQSLGIGEVAERTGLSVHALRFYEREGLLVGPVQRTSGGRRRYTSLDVEWLLICVKLCESGMPLADLKYFAELVRHGPGNEAERLRLLDGHRQRVDAQIQALEECRSVIAWKVGVYADHLARGEADGLWDPRPRGT from the coding sequence ATGACGAGCACCGGGGCTTCCGTGCAGTCGCTGGGCATCGGCGAGGTGGCCGAGCGGACCGGACTGAGCGTGCACGCCCTGCGCTTCTACGAGCGCGAGGGCCTGCTCGTCGGACCGGTCCAGCGCACATCGGGCGGTCGGCGTCGCTACACCTCGCTCGATGTCGAGTGGCTGCTGATCTGCGTCAAGCTCTGCGAGTCCGGTATGCCGCTCGCCGACCTCAAGTACTTCGCCGAACTCGTCCGCCACGGACCGGGCAACGAGGCGGAACGCCTGCGCCTGCTCGACGGCCACCGACAGCGCGTCGACGCACAGATCCAGGCGCTGGAGGAGTGCCGGTCCGTCATCGCCTGGAAAGTCGGCGTCTACGCCGACCACCTCGCCCGCGGCGAAGCCGACGGCCTCTGGGACCCGAGACCCCGAGGCACGTGA